The following coding sequences lie in one Panicum virgatum strain AP13 chromosome 6N, P.virgatum_v5, whole genome shotgun sequence genomic window:
- the LOC120679843 gene encoding uncharacterized protein LOC120679843 isoform X1, which translates to MRMPRLEFQAPPDVFYNESDACKYTTSSRIIGIQDFEEEAAAARPPQQCVPKLLLDIGYTPAKNDFLFETRLQSFIYDVLMQHSRGKCALVFCTTRKGRCTFVSTRGGPIIPSLTFVSTRGGIEILKVEDGIVHNQPKLPGLPRSLAFSEKDLCKYFNPGDHVKVVSRVQEGTTGMDVRLEGYVLIILSDTTKEHIRMFADYVVESSEVTIGIIRIGGEAEGNWLWLYLPDVLVSISGVGDGDGVRRRCGEG; encoded by the exons ATGAGGATGCCTCGGCTGGAGTTTCAGGCGCCCCCAGATGTGTTCTACAACGAATCGGATGCCTGCAAGTACACCACCTCCTCCCGTATCATCGGAATCCAG GATTTCGAAGAGGAAGCTGCAGCTGCTCGCCCTCCCCAACAATGCGTCCCCAAGCTTCTTCTTGACATAG GCTATACTCCAGCTAAAAATGACTTCCTTTTTGAGACG AGACTGCAAAGTTTTATTTACG ATGTTCTGATGCAACATTCAAGAGGGAAATGTGCACTTGTTTTCTGTACTACAAGAAAAG GGAGATGCACATTCGTGTCGACAAGAGGAGGACCCATAATACCTTCCTTAACATTCGTGTCGACAAGAGGAGGAATAGAGATACTGAAGGTGGAGGATGGTATAGTTCACAATCAACCAAAACTACCTGGGCTTCCG AGATCGCTTGCCTTTAGTGAAAAGGATCTCTGTAAATATTTCAATCCTGGAGACCATGTTAAAGTCGTATCCAGAGTTCAAGAAGGCACAACAGGCATGGATGTTAGATTGGAAGGGTATGTTTTGATCATTTTATCAGACACTACCAAAGAACAT ATCCGCATGTTTGCAGATTATGTTGTGGAGAGTTCTGAGGTCACCATAGGGATTATAAGAATAG GTGGAGAGGCTGAGGGCAACTGGCTTTGGCTCTATCTGCCAGATGTTTTGGTGAGCATCTCCGGGGTAGGGGATGGGGATGGGGTCAGAAGACGGTGTGGTGAAGGATGA
- the LOC120679843 gene encoding uncharacterized protein LOC120679843 isoform X2, with product MRMPRLEFQAPPDVFYNESDACKYTTSSRIIGIQDFEEEAAAARPPQQCVPKLLLDIGYTPAKNDFLFETRLQSFIYGRCTFVSTRGGPIIPSLTFVSTRGGIEILKVEDGIVHNQPKLPGLPRSLAFSEKDLCKYFNPGDHVKVVSRVQEGTTGMDVRLEGYVLIILSDTTKEHIRMFADYVVESSEVTIGIIRIGGEAEGNWLWLYLPDVLVSISGVGDGDGVRRRCGEG from the exons ATGAGGATGCCTCGGCTGGAGTTTCAGGCGCCCCCAGATGTGTTCTACAACGAATCGGATGCCTGCAAGTACACCACCTCCTCCCGTATCATCGGAATCCAG GATTTCGAAGAGGAAGCTGCAGCTGCTCGCCCTCCCCAACAATGCGTCCCCAAGCTTCTTCTTGACATAG GCTATACTCCAGCTAAAAATGACTTCCTTTTTGAGACG AGACTGCAAAGTTTTATTTACG GGAGATGCACATTCGTGTCGACAAGAGGAGGACCCATAATACCTTCCTTAACATTCGTGTCGACAAGAGGAGGAATAGAGATACTGAAGGTGGAGGATGGTATAGTTCACAATCAACCAAAACTACCTGGGCTTCCG AGATCGCTTGCCTTTAGTGAAAAGGATCTCTGTAAATATTTCAATCCTGGAGACCATGTTAAAGTCGTATCCAGAGTTCAAGAAGGCACAACAGGCATGGATGTTAGATTGGAAGGGTATGTTTTGATCATTTTATCAGACACTACCAAAGAACAT ATCCGCATGTTTGCAGATTATGTTGTGGAGAGTTCTGAGGTCACCATAGGGATTATAAGAATAG GTGGAGAGGCTGAGGGCAACTGGCTTTGGCTCTATCTGCCAGATGTTTTGGTGAGCATCTCCGGGGTAGGGGATGGGGATGGGGTCAGAAGACGGTGTGGTGAAGGATGA
- the LOC120679843 gene encoding uncharacterized protein LOC120679843 isoform X3 — protein MRMPRLEFQAPPDVFYNESDACKYTTSSRIIGIQDFEEEAAAARPPQQCVPKLLLDIGYTPAKNDFLFETRLQSFIYDVLMQHSRGKCALVFCTTRKGRCTFVSTRGGPIIPSLTFVSTRGGIEILKVEDGIVHNQPKLPGLPRSLAFSEKDLCKYFNPGDHVKVVSRVQEGTTGMDVRLEGSACLQIMLWRVLRSP, from the exons ATGAGGATGCCTCGGCTGGAGTTTCAGGCGCCCCCAGATGTGTTCTACAACGAATCGGATGCCTGCAAGTACACCACCTCCTCCCGTATCATCGGAATCCAG GATTTCGAAGAGGAAGCTGCAGCTGCTCGCCCTCCCCAACAATGCGTCCCCAAGCTTCTTCTTGACATAG GCTATACTCCAGCTAAAAATGACTTCCTTTTTGAGACG AGACTGCAAAGTTTTATTTACG ATGTTCTGATGCAACATTCAAGAGGGAAATGTGCACTTGTTTTCTGTACTACAAGAAAAG GGAGATGCACATTCGTGTCGACAAGAGGAGGACCCATAATACCTTCCTTAACATTCGTGTCGACAAGAGGAGGAATAGAGATACTGAAGGTGGAGGATGGTATAGTTCACAATCAACCAAAACTACCTGGGCTTCCG AGATCGCTTGCCTTTAGTGAAAAGGATCTCTGTAAATATTTCAATCCTGGAGACCATGTTAAAGTCGTATCCAGAGTTCAAGAAGGCACAACAGGCATGGATGTTAGATTGGAAGG ATCCGCATGTTTGCAGATTATGTTGTGGAGAGTTCTGAGGTCACCATAG